One region of Paenibacillus polymyxa M1 genomic DNA includes:
- a CDS encoding response regulator transcription factor: MIKVVIVDDEPKLRQGLQTLIPWESLGCIVTATAANGKEALEVIEEKAPDVVIVDIRMPVMDGLQLIEHLRSGGHHLHFIILSGYADFEYAKQAIKYGVFGYLLKPVDIDEMTSSIKRIRERIEEERLQEEWRKREVINRDLYLHSLLVPQEKTEDPAKLRSKAIEADLLWTSYEVVVVYPRVSEVDRSDVAYQLSNGLKAKIEGQMMGLVTVIPPYTVLLLNAPLRGRERREILHNEIRNAAGNVRFVAATGGAVSAPEDICKSFLKAQEAVKQSFFSEKNRLLGPHPFFSPALDSPRLSADKAEETMEEFIFRLYYSLEVGNQTVILPLLNEAAAFFLQQGQDEKSIKESFFFLSNAVIHKLTAGFCIELKETEEVSRFLNGIYQHDHLHDLLEETYRFLLALAKDSEPRGKEQEFKKMIDFIHSHYTDNLKLETLAGLLNYSTAYLGQLFKNKTGEYFNTYLDRVRIHKAKELLDQGMKVYEVAESVGYTSVNYFYSKFKRYEGCSPSEYRNP; encoded by the coding sequence ATGATTAAGGTAGTCATCGTTGACGATGAACCGAAGCTTCGTCAAGGGCTTCAAACACTGATTCCATGGGAAAGCCTCGGATGTATCGTTACAGCTACGGCAGCCAATGGAAAAGAAGCATTGGAAGTCATCGAGGAAAAAGCTCCTGATGTCGTAATTGTCGATATCCGCATGCCGGTTATGGATGGCTTACAGTTGATTGAGCACTTGAGATCCGGTGGTCATCATTTGCATTTTATAATCCTCAGTGGATATGCCGACTTCGAGTATGCCAAACAAGCGATTAAATACGGGGTGTTCGGCTATCTCCTTAAACCGGTCGACATTGATGAAATGACGTCCAGTATAAAACGGATACGCGAGCGAATCGAAGAGGAGCGCCTTCAAGAGGAGTGGCGTAAGAGAGAGGTTATTAATCGCGATTTATACCTGCACAGTCTGCTCGTCCCTCAAGAGAAAACTGAAGATCCCGCCAAGTTGAGAAGTAAAGCAATAGAAGCGGATTTGTTGTGGACCAGCTACGAAGTCGTGGTCGTCTACCCGCGTGTTTCCGAAGTAGACCGTTCCGATGTCGCATACCAGCTTTCGAATGGATTAAAGGCAAAGATCGAGGGGCAGATGATGGGGCTTGTCACAGTAATCCCACCGTATACAGTCCTGTTGCTCAACGCGCCGCTGCGCGGAAGAGAACGGCGTGAAATTCTGCACAATGAGATTCGTAATGCTGCGGGTAATGTTAGGTTCGTCGCTGCAACCGGAGGGGCAGTATCTGCTCCTGAAGATATTTGTAAATCTTTTTTAAAGGCCCAGGAAGCGGTAAAACAATCCTTTTTCAGTGAGAAGAACCGACTGCTAGGTCCGCATCCTTTCTTTTCTCCTGCGCTGGATTCCCCCCGATTATCTGCTGATAAAGCTGAAGAAACGATGGAGGAATTCATCTTCCGCCTGTATTACAGTCTGGAAGTAGGGAACCAGACTGTAATACTTCCATTGTTGAACGAGGCGGCAGCATTTTTTCTCCAACAGGGGCAAGATGAGAAGTCGATCAAAGAGTCGTTCTTCTTTCTGTCCAATGCGGTCATTCACAAGCTGACCGCGGGTTTCTGTATCGAGTTGAAAGAGACGGAGGAAGTTTCCCGTTTTTTGAATGGGATATACCAGCATGATCATTTACATGATCTTTTGGAAGAGACCTACCGTTTCCTGCTAGCTTTGGCGAAAGACTCCGAACCTCGTGGAAAGGAGCAGGAATTCAAAAAAATGATCGACTTCATTCACAGTCATTATACAGACAACCTGAAGCTGGAAACGCTGGCTGGACTACTAAACTATAGTACTGCCTATTTGGGTCAGCTATTCAAGAACAAGACTGGGGAGTACTTTAACACCTATCTGGACAGAGTCCGTATCCACAAGGCAAAGGAGTTGCTGGACCAGGGAATGAAAGTTTACGAAGTCGCTGAAAGCGTCGGCTATACAAGTGTTAACTACTTTTACAGCAAGTTCAAAAGGTACGAAGGCTGTTCACCGTCGGAATATAGAAATCCATAA
- a CDS encoding alpha-galactosidase, with the protein MAIIVQEQPGLFHLQSSGMSYIIQIVDGFPVHVYWGDRLKHREPMADLLLHTPTTAGLDRLPQEYPQYGSGDFRTPAYQVELEDGTRITELKYDGYRIIKGKPSLPGLPAVYTENEAEADTLELELKDAFSGLKVVLLYTVFADRNVIARSARLSNEGEQSLRLLRALSASVDFSGKSDLEFMYLSGAWAREGNITRKPILQGETRIDSKRGMSSHQLNPFTALVTQETTERHGEAFGFSLVYSGGFEAGAELDSFGSTRFSIGVNSFDFSWLLSPGESFQTPEAVMVYSGQGLGEMSRTYHRLYRTRLCRGTYRDEERPILVNNWEATYFDFNADKLVSIAKEGAELGIELFVLDDGWFGKRDSDNSSLGDWYEDRRKLPDGLADVAKRINQLGLKFGLWFEPEMISPDSELYRKHPDWCLHVPGRRRSEARWQLVLDYTRKEVRDYIYDSLAAIFSSAPVSYVKWDMNRCLTEIGSAELPPERQSETAHRYVLGLYELLERVTTDFPHILFESCSSGGGRFDPGMLYYMPQVWTSDNTDAVERLKIQYGTSLVYPVSATGAHVSAVPNHQVGRITPLDFRGDVAMSGNFGYELDLTKFTDEEKETVKRQIAVYKQIRGLVQKGDLYRLKSPFEDNESAWMFVSEDQEDAIVYYFQVMAVPNAPWRALRLDGLNPELEYEVQSGNSGQKSIHGGDRLMKLGLPLVYRQKDYESGWFRLRALRSNKA; encoded by the coding sequence ATGGCTATCATTGTTCAAGAGCAACCGGGGCTGTTTCATTTGCAGTCGTCGGGCATGAGTTATATTATTCAGATTGTCGATGGATTTCCTGTGCATGTATACTGGGGAGACAGGTTGAAGCACCGTGAGCCCATGGCTGATCTTTTGCTTCACACTCCTACGACGGCTGGATTGGATCGGCTGCCGCAAGAATACCCACAGTATGGAAGTGGAGACTTCCGTACCCCGGCGTATCAAGTAGAGCTGGAGGATGGAACTCGCATCACGGAATTAAAGTACGATGGTTACCGGATTATTAAGGGAAAGCCATCTCTACCTGGCCTTCCGGCCGTATATACCGAGAATGAAGCTGAAGCGGATACGTTGGAACTGGAATTAAAAGATGCCTTTTCAGGTCTTAAAGTGGTTCTTCTTTATACTGTTTTTGCGGATCGAAACGTAATCGCTCGTTCGGCTCGTCTAAGTAATGAGGGGGAACAAAGTCTTCGACTCCTCCGTGCGCTAAGTGCCAGTGTCGATTTCTCGGGGAAAAGCGATTTAGAGTTCATGTATCTTTCGGGAGCATGGGCACGGGAAGGGAATATTACCCGCAAACCGATCCTTCAAGGTGAAACCCGAATTGATAGTAAAAGGGGCATGAGCAGTCACCAACTTAATCCTTTTACTGCATTGGTCACGCAGGAGACAACAGAACGCCATGGTGAGGCATTCGGCTTTAGCCTTGTGTACAGCGGGGGCTTTGAGGCTGGCGCGGAATTAGATTCATTTGGCTCTACCCGGTTTAGCATTGGTGTAAACTCCTTTGACTTTTCATGGTTACTGAGCCCAGGGGAGAGCTTCCAAACGCCAGAAGCCGTTATGGTATACTCTGGTCAAGGACTGGGAGAAATGTCGCGTACATATCATCGCTTGTATCGAACTCGGCTTTGCCGAGGGACATATCGGGATGAAGAACGCCCTATTCTAGTCAATAACTGGGAAGCTACCTATTTTGACTTCAATGCAGATAAGCTGGTATCGATAGCGAAAGAGGGGGCAGAGCTAGGCATCGAACTTTTTGTCTTGGATGACGGTTGGTTCGGAAAACGGGATTCTGACAATTCGTCTCTCGGTGATTGGTACGAGGATCGTCGGAAGCTGCCAGACGGACTGGCTGATGTCGCGAAACGTATCAATCAATTGGGGCTTAAATTCGGGCTCTGGTTCGAGCCGGAGATGATCTCCCCAGACAGTGAGCTGTACCGGAAGCATCCAGATTGGTGCCTACACGTTCCAGGACGGCGGCGCAGCGAAGCCAGATGGCAGCTGGTGCTGGACTATACTCGCAAGGAAGTACGCGATTACATCTACGATTCGCTAGCTGCCATTTTCTCCAGCGCCCCAGTCTCGTACGTGAAATGGGATATGAATCGCTGTCTGACGGAAATTGGTTCCGCCGAACTGCCACCGGAGCGCCAATCTGAGACTGCCCATCGCTATGTTCTTGGATTGTATGAGCTGCTGGAGCGCGTCACTACCGATTTCCCGCATATTCTTTTTGAGAGCTGTTCAAGTGGCGGAGGACGCTTTGACCCAGGCATGCTTTACTACATGCCTCAAGTCTGGACTAGTGATAATACCGATGCGGTGGAACGCCTGAAGATTCAATATGGAACTAGCCTTGTCTATCCTGTAAGCGCCACCGGAGCGCATGTGTCAGCAGTTCCGAACCATCAAGTTGGACGCATAACCCCCCTTGATTTTCGAGGTGATGTGGCCATGTCCGGAAATTTTGGATATGAGCTTGATCTCACGAAATTCACCGATGAGGAAAAAGAGACGGTCAAACGCCAAATCGCAGTATATAAGCAGATACGTGGCTTAGTACAGAAGGGTGACTTGTATCGCCTAAAGAGCCCGTTTGAAGATAACGAATCGGCTTGGATGTTTGTTTCTGAAGACCAAGAGGATGCCATCGTCTACTATTTCCAAGTGATGGCTGTTCCGAACGCGCCTTGGCGAGCCCTGCGCCTTGATGGACTAAATCCAGAGCTTGAATATGAAGTTCAGTCAGGAAATAGCGGGCAAAAGTCTATCCATGGGGGGGATCGGCTTATGAAGTTGGGCCTCCCTCTTGTCTACAGACAAAAAGACTATGAAAGTGGATGGTTCAGGCTTCGGGCATTAAGGTCCAACAAGGCTTAA
- a CDS encoding AraC family transcriptional regulator, protein MIEYLPRSKQHSELYLTQFGIEKCIPSHFFGPAIRDHYLLHYVLDGEGTFEVGGFSYRLRKGQWFLICPQVITYYQADAVNPWSYCWFGFNGTLAETLLKQAALTMTSPILYFEGDHLIYQYLQQMNESSGCLKARETRLTGLLYLMLSELIEFSPAASSDQKEGRAEIYVEKVKDFIEMNYAQKITIEHIAHFIGLNRSYLCSLFKQRVNTSIQDYLIRYRINKACEMMGNAELSIGDISRSVGYNDPLLFSKIFKKVKGFSPKHYRAETHAQI, encoded by the coding sequence GTGATCGAGTATTTGCCACGTAGTAAACAGCACTCTGAATTGTATCTAACTCAGTTTGGTATAGAGAAATGCATACCCAGTCACTTTTTTGGACCTGCTATAAGAGATCACTATTTGCTCCATTATGTTTTGGACGGAGAGGGTACCTTCGAGGTTGGCGGGTTCAGTTATCGCTTGCGGAAAGGACAGTGGTTTCTAATCTGCCCGCAAGTCATCACTTATTATCAAGCCGATGCCGTAAATCCTTGGTCTTATTGCTGGTTTGGCTTTAATGGGACACTGGCAGAAACACTCCTCAAGCAGGCAGCCCTGACGATGACGTCCCCAATCCTCTACTTTGAAGGAGACCATTTGATTTATCAGTATTTGCAGCAAATGAACGAATCAAGTGGATGCCTTAAAGCTCGGGAAACTAGATTGACCGGGCTGCTTTACTTAATGTTATCGGAGCTTATAGAGTTCAGTCCGGCAGCGTCCTCCGACCAAAAGGAAGGTCGGGCAGAAATTTACGTTGAAAAAGTGAAAGACTTTATCGAAATGAATTATGCTCAGAAAATTACCATTGAGCATATTGCACATTTTATCGGTCTCAATCGAAGCTATTTATGTTCATTATTTAAACAACGAGTAAACACAAGCATTCAGGATTATTTGATTCGCTATAGAATCAACAAAGCTTGTGAAATGATGGGTAACGCTGAACTTTCAATAGGCGATATTTCCCGTTCAGTCGGCTATAATGATCCTTTGCTCTTCTCCAAAATTTTTAAAAAGGTAAAGGGATTCTCTCCCAAGCATTACCGAGCCGAAACCCATGCTCAAATCTAA
- a CDS encoding sensor histidine kinase, producing the protein MFFIRMMNDMKLRKKMTLTFISVAVLPLLLCGLFLTGKLREAVIKDAFMQASNNVERVQNRTEELIKVPLDISYRLTNDNRMKMVASQKYDSYIEVIQAYREYTGIRDYLQLYKEISGIRVYVPNPGALNNWEFIQPDDRIITADWYKEAIAQKGLAGWNLIKDERYNADYLSLIRSFSVNSPGRKGVLVINVNQRQLNSILNQESFPTLIVDSRNQIVASNEAELFGKNLSEIHADENILFQQEGSYNTLINGKASKVVIANLTPQNSWNGLRIISVFSVSEITRDANQVIWLGGVVITASLIFAALLIYASASLLSRRLLRLSKHMTQVGAGSWETYLHIDGKDEVGLLSREFNALVSNVNHLVQEVQETNRQKNLVEQRQNEIKFKMLASQINPHFLFNSLESIRMEAHIRQQDDIAKAVWQLSALLRSSLEAGNDKIPLRKELEQVCCYLDLQKFRYEDRLEYRLMVDPDLEETLVPPLIIQPLVENSIVHGLDNQAEGAVIEVKVKKIPEGVRVMVCDNGAGFTDDRLVLVQAELAASVHEQEVQRIGLRNVNDRLVLLYGTSSALHIESEPGKGTCIQFFIPGGETK; encoded by the coding sequence ATGTTTTTTATACGAATGATGAATGACATGAAACTGAGAAAGAAGATGACGCTTACATTCATTTCGGTAGCTGTTCTTCCATTGCTGTTATGCGGCCTGTTTCTGACTGGGAAGCTTCGAGAGGCCGTCATTAAGGACGCCTTTATGCAAGCATCCAACAACGTTGAGCGGGTCCAAAATCGTACAGAAGAACTGATTAAAGTGCCGCTGGACATCTCGTATCGGCTAACCAATGACAATCGGATGAAAATGGTGGCCAGCCAAAAGTATGACAGCTACATCGAAGTCATTCAGGCCTACCGGGAGTATACAGGTATTCGTGACTACCTCCAGTTGTACAAAGAGATATCCGGCATCCGTGTCTATGTCCCTAATCCTGGAGCACTTAACAATTGGGAATTTATCCAGCCGGATGATAGGATCATAACCGCAGATTGGTACAAGGAGGCCATCGCGCAGAAGGGATTGGCCGGCTGGAATTTAATCAAGGATGAGAGGTACAATGCCGATTATCTCAGCCTGATTCGATCATTCTCAGTAAATTCACCAGGGCGAAAAGGGGTTCTGGTCATAAATGTGAACCAGCGCCAATTAAATTCAATCCTGAATCAGGAATCGTTCCCTACCTTGATCGTGGATAGCCGGAATCAGATTGTCGCGTCCAATGAAGCAGAGTTGTTTGGGAAGAATCTATCTGAAATTCATGCCGACGAAAATATACTTTTCCAACAGGAAGGAAGTTACAACACACTCATTAACGGAAAAGCATCGAAAGTGGTGATCGCAAATCTAACTCCACAGAACAGCTGGAATGGACTTCGCATTATTTCCGTTTTTTCCGTTTCTGAAATTACCCGAGATGCTAATCAAGTGATATGGCTCGGCGGAGTCGTGATCACAGCTAGTCTAATATTTGCAGCCTTACTTATCTATGCTTCTGCTTCGCTATTATCCAGAAGGCTTCTCCGCTTGAGCAAGCATATGACCCAAGTAGGGGCGGGTTCATGGGAAACCTATCTCCATATCGACGGAAAAGATGAAGTTGGTCTACTATCGAGGGAATTTAACGCGCTCGTCAGTAACGTAAACCATTTGGTCCAGGAGGTTCAAGAAACGAATCGTCAGAAAAACCTGGTGGAGCAGAGACAGAACGAGATCAAGTTCAAAATGCTGGCAAGCCAGATCAACCCGCATTTTCTCTTCAATTCTCTAGAGTCCATTAGAATGGAGGCCCACATTCGCCAACAGGACGATATCGCTAAAGCAGTCTGGCAGTTGAGCGCGTTGTTGCGCAGCAGTCTGGAGGCCGGTAACGACAAGATTCCACTGCGTAAAGAGCTTGAGCAAGTGTGCTGTTATCTTGATCTTCAAAAATTCCGGTATGAAGACCGTTTGGAGTATCGCTTAATGGTTGATCCGGATTTGGAGGAAACACTGGTTCCACCTCTGATTATTCAACCATTGGTGGAGAATTCTATTGTACACGGTCTGGATAATCAAGCAGAAGGAGCTGTCATTGAAGTGAAAGTTAAGAAAATCCCGGAGGGGGTTCGAGTTATGGTATGTGACAACGGCGCCGGTTTCACGGACGATCGTCTCGTCCTTGTACAAGCAGAGCTTGCTGCATCTGTACATGAACAGGAGGTCCAGCGAATTGGACTACGAAACGTAAATGATCGTCTCGTCTTACTATATGGGACCTCTAGTGCCTTACATATTGAGAGCGAGCCTGGAAAAGGCACTTGTATTCAGTTTTTCATACCTGGAGGTGAAACCAAATGA
- a CDS encoding ABC transporter permease, which produces MKAVTANSENVYNKPKRNAWKVFKSQRYLYYMSIPFVIWVFIFQYLPLWGWTMAFQKYRPGLSFFEQKWVGLEHFRTLFQDDHFYQVLRNTLAMSLMGLVAGFIVPVVFALLLNEVRIQVVKRFVQTVSYLPHFVSWVVAAGIVTKMLSADGGVVNDMLMGLGIIDQPVQFMAQGKLFWWVVTFGDIWKETGWNAIIYLAAIAGIGPELYEAARVDGASRFQQMWHITLPGIRPTIIILLIMSIGHLLGTGFEKQFLLGNHLVIDYSEVLDLYALNYGLAMGRYSFGTAINIFNSVISLVLLFAANGIFKRYTNESIM; this is translated from the coding sequence ATGAAAGCGGTAACAGCGAATTCGGAAAACGTATACAACAAACCAAAGCGGAATGCTTGGAAGGTATTTAAAAGCCAAAGGTATCTTTATTATATGTCCATTCCGTTTGTGATCTGGGTCTTCATCTTTCAGTATTTGCCGCTATGGGGCTGGACAATGGCATTTCAGAAATACAGACCCGGTTTGAGTTTTTTTGAACAGAAGTGGGTGGGCTTGGAGCATTTTCGTACTTTGTTCCAAGATGATCATTTTTACCAAGTACTGCGGAACACGTTGGCTATGAGTCTTATGGGACTGGTCGCTGGTTTTATTGTACCGGTTGTCTTTGCTCTATTGCTCAACGAGGTCCGTATTCAGGTTGTAAAACGATTTGTTCAGACTGTATCTTATCTGCCGCACTTTGTTTCATGGGTGGTTGCTGCAGGCATTGTCACCAAAATGCTTTCAGCGGATGGTGGTGTCGTAAACGATATGCTCATGGGTCTAGGCATCATCGATCAGCCAGTCCAGTTTATGGCCCAAGGTAAATTATTTTGGTGGGTTGTAACTTTCGGAGACATCTGGAAGGAAACCGGTTGGAACGCTATTATTTATCTGGCTGCCATCGCCGGTATTGGTCCTGAATTATACGAGGCTGCACGGGTGGACGGCGCTAGCCGATTCCAGCAAATGTGGCACATTACGCTGCCGGGGATCCGGCCGACCATTATCATTCTCCTGATTATGTCTATTGGCCATCTGCTCGGTACGGGATTCGAGAAGCAATTTCTGCTCGGCAATCACCTGGTCATCGATTACTCTGAAGTACTTGATTTGTATGCGCTTAATTATGGTCTGGCGATGGGACGCTACTCTTTCGGGACGGCCATTAATATCTTCAATTCGGTGATAAGCCTGGTCCTATTGTTTGCGGCTAACGGAATCTTTAAGCGCTATACCAACGAGAGCATTATGTAA